A stretch of DNA from Myxococcota bacterium:
CGCAACTTTTGCAACCCATGGCAATTTCAATAACCATCTGGGGGTGCCTCTCATGGCATTTCAAGTGACGCCAAAGCACCAAGTAGCTGTTTTTGAGATGGGCATGAGCCATTTTGGGGAAATTGCCAGACTCGCAGAAATCGTCGAGCCGCAGGTGGGACTGATCACAAATATCGGCTCAGCACACGGCGGCGTATTAGGCGGGCCGGATGGAGTTGCTAAAGCCAAAGCAGAGCTTTTTGAGGCCCTAGGGCCTGAGCATATTGGCGTGGTCAATGCCGATGATCCCAGGTGCATGCGCGAAGCTAATATCAAGCTCCATGCAAGGCCCATCTATTTTGGGCAAGCCAGCTGGGCAGATGTACGGATACTGGATTTCGACAGGCCTACCTTCTGCTATAAAGATCACTTGGTTTCCGTTGATCTGCCACTTTTAGGTCATCATAATGTACACAATGCTGCTGCCGCCTTGGCGGTTGTGGTTGCCTTAAATCTAGATTTTGAGACGGCTGCCGCCGGCCTCGAGCAGGTTGAGATGGCGCCCGGCCGACTGAATAAAAAAGTTTTGGAAAATGGCGCTATTATACTGGACGACACCTACAATGCCAATCCTGAATCCATGGAAGCAGGCCTAAGCGTCCTCGCCTCCTTCCAAAACAAACGCCGCATCGCAGTTTTGGGCGATATGGCTGGCCTTGGTGAATCCACAGAAAGCAGACATCACGCGGTTGGTGCAGCCTGTGCGCAAAAGGGCGTAGATTTACTCTTTGCCTGCGGTCCTAACGCCAAGCATTATGCTGAAGGTGCCTTCGAAGCCGGCTTACCTATCGAAAACTTTACCTGGGCGGAAGACAGCCAAAAATTAGGCACACTGGTCCGCCAAGTATTGGATACCAATGACGTTATTTGGGTCAAAGGCTCCAGAATCATGGCCATGGAACAGGCAGTTGAAAATATACAAAAATAGAATATAACTATTCAATGAAATTATTCATATTACTGTTCCTAATATTTTCGATTTCGGCGCCCAAAAAGTCACACGCATTCTTCACCATTGAAGATTGGTCGCTCCCTATGCAAATTCTGGTCTTTGAGACAGCGGTCGTAGCGCATATCGGGCTCTATTACCTAAAAACCAAGTCGATTTTTTCAAAAAGGGACGCTGGAATCGATTTCCTTCGCGATCACGTTGGCGCATTTTTCATCAAAGCTTTGGGCTCTACCATTTCTAAATCGACTGGACCAAAGACTGATAAAGTGGACAACTTGAAAAAAAGCGACGAAAGCTATAAGAAGAACGCCGATTTAACCGCTTCATTGGCGGCGAGAGATAAAGAAGTAGAGCAAATATCAAAAGACCTCGAGATTGCTCAACGAAGAAATAACGACTTCCGACGCAAGCTGTTTCTGCAGACTTTAGATTCAGGCTTTAAAACCATAAAATCCCGACTAGGTGACTCTAATGGATGGTTTGCTCCGCAAGACTCTACCGACGCGGCTCATAAGCTAATTCAAGTGATCGGCGAGTTGCGTAAGCTTTACCCTGGCGACACTGAATTGCAGCTAAAACCCACTGACAGGTGCGATCTGGCTCCTGATTCGAACTTCTATCAGTCAGATGAAGTCGTTCGGCTAGCGAAAGATGCAAATTTGGCGAATTATATCGACGATGCTTTTAAAAAAGAGTTAAGGCGAGTGATTGTCGAAAGCGATGAATACAAGGCATTTCGAAATTATTACGAGCATTTCTTACGCTTGCTCGACATCGATCTTTCATAGTTCGGAAATAGCCATTTGAAATATCCGCAAAAGGGTTTACGAATTTATTCGTGAGACAATCATCCTCGTTGATCTGTTTGGCCTCGATTATTTTATCCGCACCTTCATCGGCGATGTACTCAAGCAAACGTACAGGCAGGGTGGGAACCTCGCCTCCCTTGCGGTCCGCGGCATCACCCCCGCCCCAAATGAGTGCCAGTTTGGATTACGTGCCTCGTCTTACAATGTCCACTGAAACACAAGCTGCTCCAGGGACGCGAGTCGTCTATATACAAACAGATGATCTTATACCCCTAGTCCGGGACGCGAAACCTTTCGTCTACCGCAGAGCTAGTATTTTTACTGCGGTGGCGATCGGTGTTGTGGCTATCCCCTGTCTCTACATGAAAGTTAGAGAGTGGCTGGGTAATAAGGATGTATATCTTGATCTCGGCTCTGCCCTAACCTTTCGGGCAACATTGATGCACGTTTCTAAGCGGGTTGCATCTCAAATCCCGCAAGTTTCAATCTTATTAAGAGTAGTCGGAGACGCTAGCGGCCTGTTCTTTATCGGTTGGCGAGCCGAGCGAGTCATTCAAGATTTGGGCAAGACCTTTCCCGGATGGGTAGAGCCTAAAGGCTCCCGTTGTGATTCGGAGCTTAACCAGTGCCGTGAGCAAATGAGATCAAATAACCAAACAATTGCAACAGATGGTGATGTGCAAGCCGCCCGAATAAACTATTTTAAACAAGAGTTCCTAGTTGAAGCTATTGAAAAAGCAATTCAGCAAATAGAAACTATTTTAAGGCAGTGCTCTAGTGTCCTTTGGGCATCATGTGAACATCATCAGATTTCAAATGTCTTGATTCACCTCACCAAAAAGATGCTCAAAGCCTATCCAGGTATGGTTGACGATTCGACCAACACTTTTGTAGTACAACCAGACATAACACCTCTGCCAACCCGAGAACACAATGTCTATGATGAAGAACTCATCGCAAAATTGGCTTATGATGCCCACCTATCTGAGCGAATTCCTAAAGAAGCAATTGCCATACTACGAGCGGACATCAGCAAATTATGCAAAGGAAAAGAGGGGAAGGAAGCAGACTATATCCTACACTTTCTAAAAGTGCTGGGCATCACGATTTACCCGGACTATTGCCCATTAGAGCTAAACTAGATTTTGCCCCAAACGAACCGTGCCAGATAATGGATCTTTAAGTGCCTTTTTGGTGACCAAAACGACCGTTGAGCCAAACTCGAAGTGTCCAAGCTCATCACCCTTTTTCAAAGCCGGCGCATTCGCGCCATACTCACGCGTGACCACGCCTAGCTTTCTAACATTGGTGGTCAAAGTAGCGTCAAACTTAAGCTTCACTTTACCCACCATGGTCGCGCCAACGGCAACCAAAATGGTGTCTGAATCCAGCCAGCAAACAATGCGCTCGTTCACACAAAACAGCTTGTTAATATTCTTAACCGCCCAAGGATTCACCGGCCATAAATGCCCCGGAATGTAGCGTGCTTTCACCACTTTGGCATCACAAGGCGCGTGAAAGCGATGATAATCCCTAGGTGACAGATAAATGGTCGCATAATGGGCATTGTCAAACTCAGGTACGTGCTCGCCCAGCAGTTCAGCCAAAGTGTAAGACTTGCCCTTAATTTGTAAAAGTACGCCATGGTCAATTTGACCGCACTGTCCAAAAGCGCCATCGCAAGGCGAAACCAGCTCGCCTTCTTCAATGACTCTAAGCCCTGGCTTAAGCTCCCGAATGAAGAAATCTTGCAGGCGTCTAAAGCTATGTAACGGCTCGTTGATCTCAGTAAAATCAACACCGAAAAAACGGCCAAATGCGCCCAATAACCGAACTCTCAAAAAAGTTGGCAAAGGCAAACTGGATAAACGCCCCATCCAACGAGACATTTGATTTTTGGGCAACAAATAAAGATATTTCATTTATCAGTTCACTTGCCGCAAAAACACCACAGTTTCAATGGCCGGCGTAGCGCCAAATAGATCGACAGGCAAAATGCGTTCGACTTCATAACCAGCTTTAAGCAGAACTTTCAAATCTTTAACCATCGAGCTCGGATCACACGATACTAGGACCACACGCAAAGCGCCCATCCCAGCATAAACCTCCGCATCCCCCATCAAGCCTTTCTTAGGCGGATCAAGCACCAACCCAAGCACCGGCTCTCCTCCCTCTCCAGTTCCTGGAGAGGGCCGGGGTGAGGTCCCCACCCCCAAAGCCTCCAACGAGCTCAAACAAACCGCATTAGATTCAATCGCCGTAATCTTGCATTCACCCTTTTTCAAAAGTGCCTTCGCAAATCCCCCGACTCCAGCATAAGCATCAACATAATGCCCCGACCCTTGCCAGAGATAATCGGCAACCAACTCATATAACCGCTGCGCCTGCACTGGATCCGCCTGACAAAAAGCATCCGGATCGACCATCTGGCCATCTTCTAAACTCTGAATCATCTCAGGACCAACGCTTTGCCCAGGCGTGCCACCTAAAATGCTATTGGTTTCATCAGGCTGAACCCGCTCTTTTAACGAAAGCAGTGGCGAGTTTTCAAAAATAAAATCAGGCAATGGCTTTGTGGTGACCAAAATACCAGCAACGCCGTCTAAGCCTGCCCTTAAAATGACCGCCCTAATCGTATCAACACCCGATTGATTTAACACCGGAATCAGCCGTGCAATGGCATCATTAATCGCGGGATTCACGTGCGGGCACTGGCTCGCATCTTCGAAAGTATGTGAGTACGGCACGTAAACCCCCAAACGCAAAAAGCCGGAGAATCCACTCACCATCAACTTAACCTTCTGCCGATATCCCATGCGGTCAGGATGCGGCAAAACGGGGTCTACTTCAAAACTAAGACCTTCTTTATCAAGCGCCGCCACAATGCGATCTCGCTTCACCGTATTTTCTAGCTCGGGTGTCGCATCATGCAATGGACAAGCCGCGCAAGGCCCTCGTCCCGGACAAGTTCGATGGACGTGATGAGGGCCTTTCTTGACATAGCGCCTGGTTTTACCAACCATCAAATTATGTGCTTTAAAATTGCGCTCAAGCCTGAACTCAACAATATCCCCAGGAAAAGCGCCCCGAACGGCATAATCACGTCCTTCAAAAAAAACACGCCCCCGCCCCTCATCATCCATCGTCTCAATCGTAATCACTGCCATTTTAAGCCTTTTTTTATACCCTCTCCATTCGATCGGAGAGGGGGATTTTGACTATGTCAAATGCATGCTTAAAGTCAAAGGGGCGCCGGGGAGGTTCCCCCGTGCCTGTTGGCACACTAAGGGTAGACAGCCCGAGCTTGCAGGGCGCTATGCGCCATGCGTTTTGCTCGGGCGGGGCGTTGCACAACGTTTCAAACGGGTAATACGTGTGCGCGTGTGTATATTAACCGTCCCTGGACCCCGGCTCAAGGCCGGGGTGACAGTTATACTATCAAATAAATCATCCCCAAACTCACCACCGCTACCAACACTGATCCAAACGCGCCCACAGCCAGCGGCTTAAATCCCACCTTCTGAAACGCCTTCAAATCCGTATTCAGCCCTACGCCAGCCATACCAACCAGGATTAAAAACTTGCCCAGCTCATTGCAAAAAGCCACTTGCCCGCTGCTGAAAAAACCGAGGCTGCCGCACCAAGCCAGAGCAAAAAAGCCAAACAAAAACCAGGGGAACGCCCGCAGCGCCCCTGCTTTGCTGCCCGAATAGGCAACCGCCACCACCAAAGCCATCGGGGCAATAAAACAATTTCGAATCAACTTCACAGCAGTTGCGGTCTGTCCTGCCAAGTCCGAAAACATAAAGCCCGCCCCAACCACCTGTGGGGTTGAGTGAATGGCCGTTCCGGCGAAAATGCCAAAGGCCAAATCGCTTGCCCCCAACCAATGACCTAAGGGTGGGTAAATTAAAAGCGCAATCAATCCGCAGAGCGCTACCGTTCCAACAGCATAGGCAGTCTGCTCTTTCGGCGCCTTCATCAAAGGCGCCACAATCGCAATGGCCGTGGTGCCACAAATAGTTGTGCCAATGGCTAGCAGCATCGACAGCATGCTAGGCAGCGCCAACAACTTACCCAGACCATAAATCAGCGTAAAACCAACCAGCATGGTCACCAAAATCACAGCCAAAAGCCCCGAGCCTTGCGCAAATACCGTCTTAAAATTGAGCCCGGCGCCCATCAATACAATGCCTAAGGCTAGAAACTTTTCGGACCACTTAACGCCAGGCTCGCAATGCGCGGGCACCCAGCGAAAATGTCTAAAAGAAATTCCAATAACAATCGCCAGCGCGGATGCCTCAACCGGATGCTTACCGCCAAGCACAAATAAGCCAGATAAGAGCGCAGAGATACCCGCAATAAGCCATAACAACAGCCAACCAGCAAAAAGATTCAACTTAAAGCCTCTCGATAGTAGTTCATGCGAAGTGGCGGTGAATAAAGATGAAGCGTTACCAAGGGCTGAACAGTTTCAGCGTTAGCAATGCGGTGAATATCGCCACCTGCAGCCACGCACAACTCGCCGCTTTGATAAGTATTAACGCCGATTTCCCGAACGGTATCAGCCGTTATAGGCTCATAAACGTGCTCAGTGGCAACACCCGTCATAATGCGAAACGCGCAGTTGGATCCTTGGTGGTCATGTATGGGCGATGACTGTCCAGCCTGCCAACAAATTAACCACAAGTCATACCACTCTGAACCAGCTAATTTTTGGCGTTTGTAATTAACCTCACTGAATTCACACTGAGGCGTTAGTTTTGAGAAAGTTGGAGAGCCCGCAAGTAGGGCCCTTTCTAATCGCTCGAGTTCTGCCGTTTTTGTCAGCGTATTTAAACCCGAGATTAATGAATCTAGGCAAGAAAGCATCCTGAAGTCACCCCAGGATACTCTCTAACAGTATTACCGGCGTTGGAAAGACCGGCCACGACGTTTGTCGTCGAAACGGCCATAGCCGCCGCCACGGTTACGTTTTTGGTCTGGCCTTGGCGCCCTTTCCATTTGGCTCAAACGTTCTGGATCAACACCAATCTTATCTGGCCCTGCCACTTCAAGGCTGCTCAAATACATGGAAAGCAACTTGAGGGTGATTTCAGACTTGTTGGCTGAGTCTTCAATGGTTTGCAAGAACGCTTGCGCGTCTGGATTAACCACTTGAGCACCAAGCTTTTTAGTCAAATCACTCAGCTTATTCTTCTTCACATCTTGAAGGCTCGGAATACGTTTTTGGCCAATCGGGCTACCTGCACCAGCTTGAATCTGCTTCAGCTTATGCATTTCGCGCGGGGTTACCAAAGTCAAAGCGATACCTTTATTGCCTGCACGACCGGTACGACCGATTCTATGCACATAGCTTTCAGTTGCCATTGGCAAATGATAGTTAAACACGTGGCTTACATCGGTCACATTCAAACCGCGGGCCGCAACGTCGGTTGCTACAAGAACGCTGATTTTGCCTTCTTTCAGAGCTGCCAAAACGCGTTCACGTTGGCGTTGCTCTAAATCGCCATGCAATGCAGCGGATGAGTAACCGGCACCTTGCAGTGACTGGTTTAACTGATCGCAATCTGCACGCGTACGGCAAAATACGATGGATTTAGGCGGTTGATAAGCATCAAGCAAACGAATCAAAGCGTTTTTACGCTCGCCTTCTTCTACAATATAAGCTTCTTGCTGAATGTCTTGGTTGGTGATTTCTTTGCCGGAGTTGGTGGTGATCATCAAAGGATCTTTCAAGATCTTTTGTGCCAACTTTTGAATCGCAGGCGGCATGGTAGCTGAGAACAAAAGTGTTTGACGCTCTGCAGGTAAGTATTCAAAAATCGACTGGATATCATCCAAAAAGCCCATATCGAGCATTTCATCTGCTTCGTCCAAAACAACGATTTTTGGGTTCATCTTAGGAATGCGGCGCGAGTTCATCAAATCCAACAAACGACCTGGGGTTGCGACCACAACATGGCCACCTTGCTTAATGGCATCAATTTGACGGGCATAAGAGCTACCGCCAGAAATCGAAACACATTTAATACCGAAAGGCCGGCCGAAGCGCTGAATTTCCTCGCAAACTTGGGTAGCCAACTCTCTCGTTGGCGCAATGACCAACATTTGCACCTGAGGCAAGTTGGCTTGGATTTTCTCAATGGAAGGCCATGCAAAAGCGGCGGTTTTACCTGTACCAGTCTTGGCTTGGCCAATCAAATCGCGTCCTTCCATGATGTGTGGAATGACCTTTTCTTGAATTAAGCTGGGTTTTTCAAAGCCGACGTCTTTGATGACTTTTAAAAGCGTATCGGAGAAATTAAACTGTGCAAACATATGTGTCTCTCTTTTATATGAATAATCTAGAGCCACATGAAAACCAGTTCCAGAATCGGATGTTTAGTTGCCCCAGTCAAATCAGCCTAGCAGGATTTTCAATAAGCGCTAGGGGGTACTTGTCCGCCCATTTTTTTATATTAAATTCATCAACAAATCCAAAATGAACACCTGCCCAATATCAGACTTCATGCCACTTAGCCCTACCACCGCAGCCAAAGCCGAAACCCAATGGCCCACCCTCTCTTATGACCGCTTTCAAACCCAAGTGGAACGCGCCTGCAAAGACCCGGATTACTACCTAGATCAGCGCCAACTAGGAACTTGCGGGCCAATCGCAGTGCTTCATGCTCTAGCCAGCAAAGCAAAAGGTGATTTCGTTAAACTCACAGACGAAGTTTACAAAAACCCAAGCCGCATCCCCGAAGATCTCCGAACCAGCCCCGATTTAAACCGCCGCTCTGATTTTTTAGCGGCCATCTTAGCAACGCATCTTTTGAACGAAGAAAACCATCTGCTTAAATTCCATGCCACAGAAGGCAAACGCGATTTGGTCGCGGGAAGCTCAAGCCCTGGCAATATCAAGCATTGGATTAAAGAGTTCTTCCCCGAAAAAACCATCAAAACCTACAGCTCCTACTTTTGGGGCACTATGGACAACGCCAAAGAAATCAATGCGCTCTGGAGCCACGACAAGCCCGACCCCATCATCTTCGCCGTAGTAAATGCCGCCTGTCTTCAGCCCACGTCCCACCTATTCACCCATAAACTCCCAGGCGTCCTAGCGATGGCAGCCGCGCGCGGCCATTTCATCCAAATCACCTCACCGTTCCACACCGAAAACGACGAAAATATCCAATTCGAAGCCTTCACCTGGGGCGACACCCATCACTACAGCTTCACCGAAAAAGAATTCAGCCGAATGATCCTAGAATTCATCGTAGCGATTTAACCGTCATCCCGGGCACCGACCCGGGATCCGGATCCATGCTCCGTTACTTTACAATAAAAATGCAAAGCATCTACCTAGCGGCAAATTAAAGGTTTAAGAGATTCCATACATCTTCGTAAGTAGTGGAGAAGCGCGCTCTCCCGCCATAATATTTAGCGCAAGCAATGAATGTATCTTTATCAGAAACACCACTAACATCGGACACAGTATGTGAATCAATATATAGTTTGATTAAAAATGAGCTTCCGAGCCGAGAAAATTCAACCCACGGATAGTCTTGGTCTCCCTTCATAACAATCCGGCCAGCGTTAGAATGGATTTGCACTCTATCTGCTAATAACAACTGACCAAAACTCAACAGTGTAATCAAATATAACAATCTCATCACAATAAGTAAAACAATCTGAGGCGCCATTTATGCCAGGAATCTTCTGATCGAACCGAGCCGAGCGAGGCTGAAAAAGCGATTTTAAGACTGCTCACACCGTTAGCGAAGCCCTAGAATGCTTAGGCGGCGCCGGTTATATCGAAGACACTGGCCTGTCCGAACTCTATGCTAGCGCGCTGAAAGCCCTAAAACTCGTTTTTCTGATCAGAACGCCTGAGATCATTCAACATAAACACGAGCTCGTCCAGCGATATGGGCGAAGCAAGCTGCAACACTAAACCCTTTGTGAAGCCAATTTAGTCCGCCCAACCGAGATTTACCGGGTCCACATGTACCGAACGCCTTCTGGGTACCTTTTGATCCAAAATAGGTACGGAATAATCCGAAAACAACGCAAGCAATTTTTCACGAAAATCTGAAGGTATAGCGCTCATATGAAAGGCCATATTTCCAATATTCTGCTCCAAATAGCCACTGTCTCCGACAAAGATCATATGAGGTTCATCTTTCCCAGGCCAAAATAAATTGACCTCGACCACCACGGGATCTTTGTCGCGCGCAATCAACTTAATTATGTTGCAATTGACCTTTTCGACTTGATCGGAAAACATCCAACCTCTGGCAATACCAGTCACTCCCCAGTCAGCAAATAAACAAGGTGCCCAGCATAGCAGCAAAAAAAAATGTGCAAGCTTCAACATTGGGATGGAACGACAGGTGGTGGAGTTTTATTCTGCCTAAGTAAATAGATTTAGCCCCTCACACGGCAAATCCAGGCGTAGAAGCGATAAACCACAACTATGAGGGTTAAATAGACACCGAACAGAATCCCAATGGCAATCGTTATGGCTCCATATGGCATGAGCAGATTATCCACAACTTCTCCATTCTCTCGGATATATGAAAGAGCATTCCCCAAACATGTAATTAGAAAACCTATCCCAATTAAGGCAAAGACCCAGCTCCAACGGTGAACACCTCTTTGGATACTGCGTCCAATAATAAACGTGACGCCCAAAAAACCGGTCGCTACTAAGTAATCGCTATCTACCAACTCAAGGGAGCCAATAAAGATAAGTCCCAGAAAAATTGCCCAATATCGGAGACTGCGTAAAAGATTCCAAAATCGAAAATAGAGTGCCATAAAATTCAGACTTGTATCTCAAAGCCATACTCCATCTGCTATTTCTATCAGATGCATAAGAAAAAGAAACCACCATCACTGGCCGAATTATGCCCGTAGAATTCCCTGAGTTTGGTCGCGGGTGTAGCCTACGTAGATATCATTACTGGAAAGCTCGAGGAAGTAGACGTACCACACGAATCAGAAACGTCGGAATTACCATCTGTCCATAGTTATCCCTTGATTTGATTAAAGACTGGTCATTAGGCTGCAATCAGTTTGTGTTTCATGAACCGTTCACCTTATACTAAACGTCTTTTATTCCATCCTGGGTTTCTTTCAGATTCAGAGCGACGATTAACACGATGGGGATCAGGATATCCGTCCAAAAAATGGCGCCAGCGTTTCCTGGATCGAAGTTATGATGGGAAACCATTTGATAGATATGACCCACCGCTGCGCCCCATAGAAAAATGGCGGTAAAGAGCACACCAGCTTTTTGGAATCCTAAACTGGACCGGAAACCTAAAACGCCTAAAGCGCTCATACCCAAGTTAGCCATCGCTACTTCAAACTCAAAAGGGCTGTAGGCCCAGCCAATCATATTGTCGGTTATGCTTGGAAAGAAAGCATGAAATATAAAAGCCCACAAACCGGCTACGCCAACAGGTAGCAGCAGCAACCAGGCTAATAAAACCGCTTTCGATCGATGTTGAAAACCGATTTGAAAGGCGGATATAATAAGGGCTAACATTAAGCAGACAAGTGGAATGTTGCTCAGAATAAAAGAGATGATTTCCGTAACCATATCTAATTTTACCATTGACTTAAAGTTCGGTGCAATATCCGCCTTCAAATTCGATTTTAACGTTCACGGTGGCACTGACTTCTTGAGGTTCAAACATACCGCTCACCATACATGAAGGACAAAAGCCACTTTGAAATATCTTTCTAGCCGAAGTACCGTCTGTTAATAATCCATCGAGACATAGTTCTTCAGCCTTAACGCAGGGTGGCGGAGGAGGTGAGATTCGAACTCACGGTAGAGTTGCCCCTACGCTGGATTTCAAGTCCAGTGCCTTAAACCGCTCGGCCACCCCTCCACGGGATTTGAATGTTGCTTGCCGCGTTTGTTGGCAATTGGCAAGAGGTTGCCAGACGGAATAAAAAAGTGGCCTGGGCTCGTTGCTGGCTCATGAAAAGAACAAAATTCGCATCAGCTGCTTTATTGCTCTGCCTTGCCCCCGCGGCATTTGCCGGGCAGGCTTTGGTTGTCGGAAACGGGTCGGTTCAAGCGCCGCCCGACTGTGCTACGGTTGAAATTTCCGTGACATCTGAATGTTATCCATCGGCTTTGGCAGCAAGCAACGCCACTGACAAAATGAGCAGAAAGATCTTTGATTTCCTAACAGCCATCCAAGATCCAGCTGACTCGCTCTCAAGCAATGGCGGATTTACACAATCTTTTGTTCGTTTTGTCACCGACAGCGCTGGCCGTTCTGCTCAAACGTGCCATGGCACATTTCAAAAAATGACCACGATCATCATGAATGTCCGAAACCTTAAGGGCTTCGAAGCCAAATTTGCTCGTATGCAAGAAAAGGTGTTCGCCGACTTCCAACCTCCGAAGGGCAACACCGAGTCCGCGCCCATCACTTTCGCAACCATCGGTGCTCCAACCCCAGAGCTATTTCCTGAGCACAAAAAACAAATGGAAATGAAAGCCCGGCGTCTAGCAGTAGAAAATGCCATTAAGCTATTTGAAGCCACCAAGCCTAAACAGTGCGAGATCACCAACTACCGCATTGCCGAAATCAACGACAACATCGCTTCACGCGCGCCTACCTACTCGAACGTCCGAGCAAAGCCAAGCAGTAGTGCATCGACTGCACCCGTTATGTTTGAAACACAAACGGTTGACACCAACGTGAATGTTAAAATCGAATTCGACGGCGGCCACTGCCTCTAAATTATGGCGGGATTAAGTCGTGTGTTTCAATGGCTGCAGAATTCATGAAACACACAAAACTGATTGCCTTACTATTCGCAATTTCAGCACTTCAAGCACAAGCCGGCGGCTCAACTGAACCCACAGCCGTACCGGTTCCCACAGCCACCGCTGAAAGCCATGGTTGCAACGCCTGCATGATCATCGGTGGCATTATCAGCGGCATCGCCGTCGCCTATGGGATCGCTGGCCTGGTTGCTGCTGAGCATTATCACGAACATGATCAAGACTGCTGCTCCGCCAAACTTTTTTGCAACAATACGTTTTCGTTCCCAGAACGCCGTCAAGAAGTGCAAATCAACATTCCTTTTACTTGCAACGCCCAAGGTCCAGGTGAATTCCAATTTTGCATCGAAAACCGCGACCATAAAAAAGAACCTAAATGGACATGGCCAGTTGCCATCACAGCCGGTGTGGCTCTAGGCGCAGGATCTATCGCTCTACTCGGCGCCATCGTTAAAGGCTCCATGGGTTGCTGTGGCGCTCAAGTTCAAGCAACTGCTGCTCAATAACGCCTGAAGACAAAAATGCGCACGATTACTGATTGGTGCGCATTTTCATTTCTGCTATGATGATTTAATGGATAGAAAATTATATCGTTGCAAACATCAAAATACTTTGGCCGGTGTCTGCGCCGGATTCGGCAACTACTGGCGTCTTGATCCAAATCTTATTCGCCTCGCTGTTATATTTTTAGCACTTGCTACAGCAATCTTCCCCTTTGCTATTTTATACTTGGTTTTTTGGGCCGTAATTCCCGAAGAAGAATCCAGCACCATTCATTTTGATAGCCATCGCATCTATCGATCCAGTCGCAACAAAAAGATCGCCGGCGTGTGCGACGGCCTGGCTGAGTTCATGAACTGGAGCACCACCGCGGTCAGACTTTGGACCGCCATCATTGCTGTGCTAACCGGCATTGTCCCCTTAGCCACTGCCTATCTGGTGGCGTGGTTGATCATCCCGCAAAAATAATCCATCGACCAAAATCCCTGGGGCGAAGCTAACAATAGAAATGAAAATTCTATTGATGCTAATCGCCAGTGGCCTGTGTTTCAGCACAGAAGTGGATAACTTTACCGATGTTCATCCACCTCTGGAAGACGGCCGCGAGGGCCTTAATGCGCTGATGGCCGATCACATGAGACAAGCCGTTCAAAACGCAAACCTGGCTGGATCTTGTAACCCATCGGTTATCGAACACAGCCTAATTGCTGAATTCGGTGGCTCCATTGGCCGAATGCTTTGGTCTACTTTAGAAAAAGACTTGGAAACCGCCGACCACATCGATCGAAGGCGCTCCGCAGTCGCTGACTCCATCTACGGCGGCGTACATTTTTGGGACGGCATGTGC
This window harbors:
- a CDS encoding DEAD/DEAH box helicase — protein: MFAQFNFSDTLLKVIKDVGFEKPSLIQEKVIPHIMEGRDLIGQAKTGTGKTAAFAWPSIEKIQANLPQVQMLVIAPTRELATQVCEEIQRFGRPFGIKCVSISGGSSYARQIDAIKQGGHVVVATPGRLLDLMNSRRIPKMNPKIVVLDEADEMLDMGFLDDIQSIFEYLPAERQTLLFSATMPPAIQKLAQKILKDPLMITTNSGKEITNQDIQQEAYIVEEGERKNALIRLLDAYQPPKSIVFCRTRADCDQLNQSLQGAGYSSAALHGDLEQRQRERVLAALKEGKISVLVATDVAARGLNVTDVSHVFNYHLPMATESYVHRIGRTGRAGNKGIALTLVTPREMHKLKQIQAGAGSPIGQKRIPSLQDVKKNKLSDLTKKLGAQVVNPDAQAFLQTIEDSANKSEITLKLLSMYLSSLEVAGPDKIGVDPERLSQMERAPRPDQKRNRGGGYGRFDDKRRGRSFQRR
- the asd gene encoding archaetidylserine decarboxylase (Phosphatidylserine decarboxylase is synthesized as a single chain precursor. Generation of the pyruvoyl active site from a Ser is coupled to cleavage of a Gly-Ser bond between the larger (beta) and smaller (alpha chains). It is an integral membrane protein.) gives rise to the protein MKYLYLLPKNQMSRWMGRLSSLPLPTFLRVRLLGAFGRFFGVDFTEINEPLHSFRRLQDFFIRELKPGLRVIEEGELVSPCDGAFGQCGQIDHGVLLQIKGKSYTLAELLGEHVPEFDNAHYATIYLSPRDYHRFHAPCDAKVVKARYIPGHLWPVNPWAVKNINKLFCVNERIVCWLDSDTILVAVGATMVGKVKLKFDATLTTNVRKLGVVTREYGANAPALKKGDELGHFEFGSTVVLVTKKALKDPLSGTVRLGQNLV
- a CDS encoding putative sulfate exporter family transporter yields the protein MNLFAGWLLLWLIAGISALLSGLFVLGGKHPVEASALAIVIGISFRHFRWVPAHCEPGVKWSEKFLALGIVLMGAGLNFKTVFAQGSGLLAVILVTMLVGFTLIYGLGKLLALPSMLSMLLAIGTTICGTTAIAIVAPLMKAPKEQTAYAVGTVALCGLIALLIYPPLGHWLGASDLAFGIFAGTAIHSTPQVVGAGFMFSDLAGQTATAVKLIRNCFIAPMALVVAVAYSGSKAGALRAFPWFLFGFFALAWCGSLGFFSSGQVAFCNELGKFLILVGMAGVGLNTDLKAFQKVGFKPLAVGAFGSVLVAVVSLGMIYLIV
- the murF gene encoding UDP-N-acetylmuramoyl-tripeptide--D-alanyl-D-alanine ligase — protein: MKSYCFDTRILVPGDIFVAIHSEKRDGHDFVAEAYQKGASAAIVHEGYPGSEPDLIRVPDPLRAFQNLAHEHLLSMPARRVALTGSSGKTSTKNLIVAAIKACLGESATFATHGNFNNHLGVPLMAFQVTPKHQVAVFEMGMSHFGEIARLAEIVEPQVGLITNIGSAHGGVLGGPDGVAKAKAELFEALGPEHIGVVNADDPRCMREANIKLHARPIYFGQASWADVRILDFDRPTFCYKDHLVSVDLPLLGHHNVHNAAAALAVVVALNLDFETAAAGLEQVEMAPGRLNKKVLENGAIILDDTYNANPESMEAGLSVLASFQNKRRIAVLGDMAGLGESTESRHHAVGAACAQKGVDLLFACGPNAKHYAEGAFEAGLPIENFTWAEDSQKLGTLVRQVLDTNDVIWVKGSRIMAMEQAVENIQK
- a CDS encoding cysteine dioxygenase family protein, whose translation is MLSCLDSLISGLNTLTKTAELERLERALLAGSPTFSKLTPQCEFSEVNYKRQKLAGSEWYDLWLICWQAGQSSPIHDHQGSNCAFRIMTGVATEHVYEPITADTVREIGVNTYQSGELCVAAGGDIHRIANAETVQPLVTLHLYSPPLRMNYYREALS